One window of Salvelinus fontinalis isolate EN_2023a unplaced genomic scaffold, ASM2944872v1 scaffold_1088, whole genome shotgun sequence genomic DNA carries:
- the LOC129848661 gene encoding golgin subfamily A member 6-like protein 22 translates to MKREEKKELAKINQMKDEELLLMEIRMRERTREMEEEWRRFREKSERQKVEKQMELQKKRQEERDEWEISKKKSMEEWKEFYRKEEDYRKEEEWMKAERKAKRKVEEGKRKRKMGEEQQMLKKQTSLTKKLSDGKRRDLEERKEDENNMGEKCVKEARERDRRELLKEKRRRQIAEEKLTHMEKQMMEREGERELESLIREDMRKREEERKHEEEIKMKRLEEDLMKKKKQRQIAEENMTHMEKQMRQLEEREEERELESQIREDMRKHEEEIKLEDMKNEMFGKIRELEERMIKMERQHAEKTTMEEEKEERKRVEDTVRMKDFSIFAAATVKTQGPGEDQLAIEGKTNDTQTDQAAKVKGEQDLDIDWSESDYDSEGTMDSDNEYTGKDEWTKWRVDIEEKKACTLLQHDGNTAERDDINQEKKKVQPAKCKDVSIFSAGAHTQQTQQCKAGGKTNTTQTDQATKVKGEQDLDIDTDWSESDYDSDDGFITEEVWQKRKEDNEKKRQNKDYTVTPLPNTDRIDGEISREKIGKINQEQRAAAEGKTQNPQTYQPVKVKGESDLTSGGMNQEKTEIEVLQGSRQEQPAKCKGMAKVPPVQQAKVSTKSEIVQKKVSEPKTDAELIMEKYERMVEEGKRGLGQKERRDKEMAKGTEGKKKEVSKEEQSRLRNEKALQDHMARVENQEGTSKQTRQPQCKGRTRQSDISDMGL, encoded by the exons atgaagagggaggagaagaaggagcttGCAAAAATAAATCAGATGAAGGATGAAGAGTTGCTGTTAATGGAAATTAGAATGAGGGAAAGgacgagagagatggaggaggagtggaggaggttcAGGGAGAAATCTGAGAGGCAGAAGGTAGAGAAACAGATGGAGCTCCAGaagaagagacaggaggagagagatgagtgggAGATATCTAAAAAGAAGAGCATGGAGGAATGGAAAGAGTTTTACAGGAAGGAAGAAGACTACCGAAAGGAAGAGGAATGGATGAAAGCAGAAAGGAAGGCAAAGAGAAAGGTGGaagaaggaaagagaaagagaaagatgggAGAAGAACAGCAGATGCTGAAAAAGCAAACCAGTCTAACGAAGAAACTGAGTGATGGAAAGAGAAGAGACCtggaagagagaaaggaagatgAAAATAATATGGGAGAAAAGTGTGTTAAGGAAGCAAGggaaagagacaggagagagctcCTGAAAGAAAAGAGGCGGAGACAGATTGCAGAAGAAAAATTGACACACATGGAGAAACAAatgatggagagggagggggagagagaacttgAGAGTctgattagagaagatatgagaaaaagagaagAGGAAAGAAAGCATGAGGAGGAAATTAAAATGAAGAGACTGGAAGAGGACCTAATGAAAAAAAAGAAGCAGAGACAGATTGCAGAAGAAAATATGACACACATGGAGAAACAAATGAgacagctggaggagagggaggaggagagagaacttgagagtcagattagagaagatatgagaaagcaTGAGGAGGAAATTAAACTGGAAGACATGAAAAATGAAATGTTTGGGAAAattagagagttggaggagaggatgataaagatggaaaGACAGCATGCAGAGAAGACCAcgatggaggaggagaaggaggaaagaaagagggtggaagACACAGTGAGGATGAAAGATTTTTCAATTTTCGCAGCGGCAACGGTTAAGACTCAGGGCCCAGGTGAGGATCAACTAGCAATTGAAGGAAAGACTAACGACACTCAGACAGACCAGGCAGCAAAGGTCAAAGGTGAACAGGACCTGGACATTGACTGGTCAGAGAGTGACTATGATAGTGAGGGAACAATGGATAGTGACAATGAGTACACAGGTAAAGATGAATGGACAAAGTGGAGAGTGGACATTGAGGAAAAGAAAGCGTGTACACTACTCCAACATGATGGAAATACAGCTGAGAGAGACGACATAAACCAAGAGAAGAAAAAGGTCCAGCCAGCAAAAtgcaaag ATGTATCCATCTTTTCAGCTGGTGCTCACACTCAGCAGACCCAGCAATGCAAAG CTGGAGGAAAGACTAACACTACTCAGACAGACCAGGCAACAAAGGTCAAAGGTGAACAGGACCTGGACATTGACACAGACTGGTCAGAGAGTGACTATGATAGTGACGATGGATTCATAACTGAAGAAGTATGGCAAAAGCGGAAAGAGGACAATGAgaagaaaagacaaaacaaagattACACAGTTACACCATTACCGAATACAGATAGGATTGATGGAGAGATCTCAAGAGAAAAGATTGGAAAGATAAACCAAGAGCAGAGGGCTGCAGCGGAGGGAAAGACTCAGAACCCTCAGACATATCAGCCAGTAAAGGTCAAAGGTGAAAGTGACCTGACAAGTGGGGGAATGAACCaagagaagacagagatagaggtCCTTCAGGGGTCTCGTCAGGAACAGCCAGCTAAGTGTAAAG gcatgGCCAAGGTCCCCCCGGTTCAGCAGGCCAAAGTGAGTACCAAAAGTGAGATTGTCCAAAAGAAAGTGTCAGAGCCAAAGACAGATGCAGAGCTCATTATGGAAAAATATGAGAGGATGGTGGAAGAAGGGAAACGGGGGCTTGGTCAGAAGgaaaggagagataaagagatggcCAAAGGGACAGAGGGAAAGAAAAAGGAGGTGTCTAAAGAAGAGCAGAGCAGGCTGAGGAATGAGAAGGCCCTGCAGGATCACATGGCCAGGGTAGAGAATCAGGAAGGGACAAGCAAACAGACCAGACAACCACAGTGTAAAGGTAGGACCAGGCAAAGTGACATAAGTGACATGGGACTCTAA